A stretch of the Lineus longissimus chromosome 10, tnLinLong1.2, whole genome shotgun sequence genome encodes the following:
- the LOC135494395 gene encoding uncharacterized protein LOC135494395 isoform X2 — protein MTRCDTYLTTQKTLIHNLNSTTQLIHRTTATSGMNFLNDRILNSEVYCISDSSDPAYANGNIALRKPAFQFDVGWGGVARRATDGNANTFYNGRSCTHTHNRGRTSQNWWAVDLETRYIIMRVEVVNRGDCCWGRLKNFKILVTDVRPRAGNNLKGVKVCAHHRGGVGRGALLTLKCKGGISGRYVAVQQPRNQHLTLCEVRVFGKKAPGAKGPGTPINLAFRKPAYQFDVGWGGVPWRATDGNSNPYWNGASCSHTLNSGKTSQNWWAVDLKARYTIEKVEVVNRADCCWTRLRNFKVVVTDVKPRTGRDLEYVRLCAHHGGGVGRGATQVVTCKSGVSGRYVAIQQQRGQFLTLCEVRVYGKKGGTKPVKEINLALQKPAWQFDVGWGGVASRATDGNANTHYNGRSCTHTHNRGRTSQNWWAVDLKTRYTISRVEVVNRGDCCWGRLKNFVILVTDIKPHTGQNLRATRVCAHHTGGVDRGATETVTCRDGVSGRYVAVEQPRNQYLTLCEVRVFGKKVDKNMALKKPAWQFDVGWGGVPQRAVDGNANTYYRGNSCTHTHNRGRTRWNWWAVDLQARYTIKRVEVVNRGDCCWNRLYNFKILVTDKRPLTGQNLKGVKLCAHHTGHVGRGATKVLRCGGDVTGRYVAVQQARGQYLTLCEVRVYVKKGGKGTAAGGKGTTAEGGKGTGAGGKGSGASGKGTAAGGKGTGGKGKGAGGKGTGTSGKGTAAGGKGTAAGGKGTGAGGKGTGVSGKGTAAGGKGTGAGGKGTGASGKGTAAGGKGTGAGGKGTGASGKGTAAGGKVTVEGGKGTSASGKGTGASGKGTGAGGKGTGAGGKGTGAGGKGTGAGGKGTAAGGKGTGAGGKGTGAGRKGTTAGGKGTAAGGKGTAAGGKRTGAGGKGTAAGGKGNGAGGKGAGSGGKGTAAGGKGTDAGGKGTGAGGKGTGAGGKGTGAGGKGTGAGGKGTSAGGKGTAVGKGTGASGKGTGASGKGTGAGGKGTGASGKGTGAGGKGTGAGGKGTDAGGKGTAVGGKGTAAGGKGTDAGGKGTAAGGKGTGAGGKGTGAGGKGTDADGKGTAAGGKGTGAGGKGTGAGGKGTDAGGKGTAAGGKGTAAGGKGTDAGGKGTAAGGKGTGAGGKGTGAGGKGTGAGGKGTGAGGKGTDAGGKGTAAGGKGTGAGGKGTAVGKGTGSGGKGTGSGGKGTAAGGKGTAAGGKGTGAGGKGTGAGGKGTGAGGKGTDAGGKGTGAGGKGTAVGKGTGASGKGTGASGKGTGAGGKGTGAGGKGTAAGGKGTGAGGKGTGAGGKGTGAGGKGTGAGGKGTGAGGKGTGAGGKGTGAGGKGTGAGGKGTGAGGKGTGTGGKGTGAGGKGTGAGARTPDGVTKGMSIKLVKKVNGKCPPGTKVHPLWKNLCRKLILVHLTHKNDSGKCPTGTKTYKKDPRLCTIRNLKAFQAKVFVHLRTINMKHGKCPSGTEKYDKRPNTCIIKDWAKFKAGAVPLIATDQNGKCPAGSNLYPQEPGTCIVGDAMRAKLVEGSAAKGKSSKGGSAGKGDAKKTGGHGKKGDAKRSGGHGKKGDAKKSGEHGKKGKPGA, from the exons ATGACAAGATGTGATACCTATTTGACCACACAGAAAACTCTAATTCACAACCTCAACAGCACCACACAACTAATTCATAGGACAACAGCAACATCTGGCATGAACTTTTTAAACGATAGAATACTAAATTCGGAAGTGTATTGTATTTCAGATTCATCAGATCCAGCATATGCGAATGGGAACATTGCTCTGCGAAAAccagcatttcaattcgatgtCGGTTGGGGAGGTGTCGCTAGAAGGGCCACTGATGGCAATGCCAACACTTTCTACAATGGTCGCTCGTGTACACATACCCACAACCGAGGTCGAACCAGTCAGAATTGGTGGGCTGTTGATCTTGAAACTCGCTACATAATCATGAGGGTGGAGGTGGTCAACAGGGGAGACTGTTGCT GGGGCCGCCTCAAAAACTTCAAGATCCTTGTAACAGACGTCAGGCCAAGAGCAGGCAATAACCTTAAAGGTGTTAAGGTCTGTGCCCATCACAGGGGTGGTGTTGGTAGAGGAGCCTTACTGACACTGAAGTGCAAAGGTGGTATTAGCGGCCGTTATGTGGCTGTACAGCAGCCGAGGAACCAGCACCTGACACTCTGTGAGGTCAGGGTGTTTGGCAAAAAAG CTCCTGGGGCCAAGGGACCGG GAACACCTATTAACCTTGCTTTTAGAAAACCAGCATATCAATTCGATGTAGGCTGGGGTGGTGTACCATGGAGGGCCACTGATGGCAATTCCAATCCTTACTGGAACGGTGCCTCTTGCAGCCATACCCTTAACTCTGGGAAGACCAGTCAGAACTGGTGGGCGGTTGACCTTAAAGCTCGCTACACCATCGAGAAAGTAGAGGTAGTCAACAGGGCTGACTGCTGTT GGACCCGTTTGCGAAATTTCAAGGTCGTGGTGACAGATGTGAAGCCAAGGACAGGACGTGACCTGGAATATGTCAGACTTTGTGCCCACcatggtggtggtgttggtagAGGGGCGACACAGGTTGTAACGTGTAAAAGCGGGGTTAGTGGCCGTTATGTGGCAATACAGCAACAAAGGGGCCAGTTCTTGACCCTCTGTGAGGTCAGGGTATACGGCAAAAAAG GTGGAACCAAACCAG TGAAAGAGATCAATCTTGCTTTGCAAAAACCAGCGTGGCAATTCGATGTTGGCTGGGGCGGTGTGGCAAGTCGAGCCACTGATGGTAATGCCAACACTCACTACAATGGTCGCTCTTGTACCCATACCCACAACAGAGGTCGAACTAGCCAGAACTGGTGGGCAGTTGACCTCAAAACTCGATACACCATCAGCAGGGTGGAGGTGGTCAACAGGGGAGACTGTTGCT GGGGCCGCCTGAAAAACTTTGTCATCCTTGTGACGGACATCAAACCACATACTGGGCAGAATCTGAGGGCTACCAGGGTTTGTGCACATCACACAGGTGGTGTTGACAGAGGAGCGACGGAGACCGTGACATGCAGAGACGGTGTTAGTGGCCGTTATGTGGCTGTAGAACAGCCAAGGAATCAATACCTGACTCTCTGTGAGGTCAGGGTATTCGGCAAAAAAG TGGATAAAAACATGGCTCTGAAAAAACCGGCTTGGCAATTCGATGTTGGCTGGGGTGGCGTGCCACAGAGAGCTGTTGATGGCAACGCAAATACTTATTACAGAGGGAATTCATGTACACATACCCATAACCGAGGTCGGACGAGATGGAACTGGTGGGCAGTTGACCTTCAAGCCCGTTACACTATCAAGAGGGTGGAGGTCGTCAACAGAGGAGACTGTTGTT GGAACCGCCTGTATAACTTCAAAATCCTAGTGACAGACAAAAGGCCATTGACGGGGCAGAACCTTAAGGGTGTGAAACTTTGCGCCCATCACACTGGTCATGTTGGAAGAGGAGCAACAAAGGTTCTGAGATGTGGAGGTGACGTGACTGGCCGTTATGTGGCTGTGCAGCAGGCAAGGGGTCAGTACTTGACCCTCTGTGAGGTCAGGGTGTACGTCAAAAAAG gtgGTAAGGGAACTGCTGCAGGTGGTAAGGGAACCACTGCTGAAGGTGGAAAGGGTACGGGTGCAGGCGGAAAGGGTTCCGGTGCAAGTGGTAAGGGAACTGCTGCAGGAGGAAAGGGTACAGGTGGAAAGGGTAAAGGTGCAGGCGGAAAGGGTACCGGCACAAGTGGTAAGGGAACTGCTGCAGGTGGAAAGGGAACTGCTGCAGGTGGAAAGGGTACGGGTGCAGGCGGAAAGGGTACCGGTGTAAGTGGTAAGGGAACTGCTGCAGGTGGAAAGGGTACGGGTGCAGGCGGTAAGGGTACCGGTGCAAGTGGTAAGGGAACTGCTGCAGGAGGAAAGGGTACGGGTGCAGGCGGAAAGGGTACCGGTGCAAGTGGTAAGGGAACTGCTGCAGGAGGAAAGGTTACGGTTGAAGGCGGAAAGGGTACCAGTGCAAGTGGTAAGGGAACTGGTGCAAGCGGTAAGGGGACAGGTGCAGGAGGAAAGGGAACTGGTGCAGGTGGAAAGGGAACTGGTGCAGGTGGAAAGGGAACTGGTGCAGGAGGAAAGGGAACTGCTGCAGGAGGAAAGGGAACTGGTGCTGGTGGAAAGGGGACTGGTGCAGGAAGAAAGGGAACTACTGCAGGTGGAAAGGGAACTGCTGCAGGTGGAAAGGGAACTGCTGCAGGTGGAAAGAGAACTGGTGCGGGTGGAAAGGGAACTGCTGCAGGTGGAAAGGGAAATGGTGCAGGAGGAAAGGGTGCTGGTTCAGGTGGAAAGGGAACTGCTGCAGGTGGAAAGGGAACTGATGCAGGTGGAAAAGGAACTGGTGCAGGAGGAAAGGGAACTGGTGCAGGTGGAAAGGGGACTGGTGCAGGTGGAAAGGGAACTGGTGCAGGTGGAAAGGGAACTAGTGCTGGTGGAAAGGGAACTGCAGTCGGAAAGGGAACTGGTGCAAGCGGTAAGGGGACTGGTGCAAGTGGTAAGGGGACTGGTGCAGGAGGAAAGGGAACTGGTGCAAGTGGTAAGGGGACTGGTGCAGGAGGAAAGGGAACTGGTGCAGGAGGAAAGGGAACCGATGCAGGTGGAAAGGGAACTGCCGTAGGTGGAAAGGGAACTGCTGCAGGAGGAAAGGGAACCGATGCAGGTGGAAAGGGAACTGCCGCAGGTGGAAAGGGAACTGGTGCAGGAGGAAAGGGAACTGGCGCAGGAGGAAAGGGAACCGATGCAGATGGAAAGGGAACTGCCGCAGGTGGAAAGGGAACTGGTGCAGGAGGAAAGGGAACTGGCGCAGGAGGAAAGGGAACCGATGCAGGTGGAAAGGGAACTGCTGCAGGTGGAAAGGGAACTGCTGCAGGAGGAAAGGGAACCGATGCAGGTGGAAAGGGAACTGCCGCAGGTGGAAAGGGAACTGGTGCAGGAGGAAAGGGAACTGGTGCAGGTGGTAAGGGGACTGGTGCAGGTGGAAAGGGAACTGGTGCAGGAGGAAAGGGAACCGATGCAGGTGGAAAGGGAACTGCCGCAGGTGGAAAGGGAACTGGTGCTGGTGGAAAGGGAACTGCAGTCGGAAAGGGAACTGGTTCAGGTGGAAAGGGAACTGGTTCAGGTGGAAAGGGAACTGCTGCAGGTGGAAAGGGAACTGCTGCAGGTGGAAAGGGAACTGGTGCAGGAGGAAAGGGAACTGGTGCAGGTGGAAAGGGAACTGGGGCAGGAGGAAAGGGAACTGATGCAGGTGGAAAGGGAACTGGTGCTGGTGGTAAGGGAACTGCAGTCGGAAAGGGAACTGGTGCAAGTGGTAAGGGGACTGGTGCAAGTGGTAAGGGAACTGGTGCAGGAGGAAAGGGAACTGGTGCAGGAGGAAAGGGAACTGCCGCAGGTGGAAAGGGAACTGGTGCAGGAGGAAAGGGAACTGGTGCAGGTGGAAAGGGGACTGGCGCAGGTGGAAAGGGAACTGGTGCTGGTGGAAAGGGGACTGGCGCAGGAGGAAAGGGGACTGGTGCAGGTGGAAAGGGAACTGGTGCTGGTGGTAAGGGGACTGGCGCAGGAGGAAAGGGGACTGGTGCAGGTGGAAAGGGGACTGGCACTGGTGGAAAGGGAACTGGTGCTGGTGGAAAGGGAACTGGAGCTGGTGCAAGAACGCCGGACGGTGTAACAAAAG GCATGTCAATCAAACTGGTAAAGAAGGTGAATGGCAAGTGTCCACCGGGAACAAAGGTTCACCCACTCTGGAAGAACCTCTGCAGAA AGCTCATCCTGGTCCATCTGACACACAAGAACGACAGTGGGAAATGCCCAACAGGGACCAAGACGTATAAGAAGGACCCACGATTATGCACGA TCAGGAACTTGAAGGCCTTCCAGGCTAAAGTTTTTGTCCACTTACGAACCATCAATATGAAGCACGGGAAGTGTCCATCTGGGACCGAGAAGTATGACAAGAGACCAAACACCTGCATCA TCAAGGACTGGGCCAAGTTTAAAGCGG GTGCCGTGCCACTTATTGCCACCGACCAAAACGGAAAATGTCCAGCTGGTAGCAACCTCTATCCACAAGAACCCGGAACATGTATAG TTGGCGACGCCATGAGAGCAAAACTGGTAGAAGGTTCTGCTGCGAAAGGTAAAAGTAGTAAGGGAGGTAGTGCAGGGAAAGGTGATGCAAAAAAAACTGGAGGACATGGAAAAAAAGGTGACGCAAAAAGATCTGGAGGACATGGAAAAAAAGGTGACGCAAAAAAATCTGGAGAACATGGAAAAAAAGGAAAGCCTGGCGCCTAA
- the LOC135494395 gene encoding fibroin heavy chain-like isoform X5, whose product MRVEVVNRGDCCWGRLKNFKILVTDVRPRAGNNLKGVKVCAHHRGGVGRGALLTLKCKGGISGRYVAVQQPRNQHLTLCEVRVFGKKAPGAKGPGTPINLAFRKPAYQFDVGWGGVPWRATDGNSNPYWNGASCSHTLNSGKTSQNWWAVDLKARYTIEKVEVVNRADCCWTRLRNFKVVVTDVKPRTGRDLEYVRLCAHHGGGVGRGATQVVTCKSGVSGRYVAIQQQRGQFLTLCEVRVYGKKGGTKPVKEINLALQKPAWQFDVGWGGVASRATDGNANTHYNGRSCTHTHNRGRTSQNWWAVDLKTRYTISRVEVVNRGDCCWGRLKNFVILVTDIKPHTGQNLRATRVCAHHTGGVDRGATETVTCRDGVSGRYVAVEQPRNQYLTLCEVRVFGKKGGSQSVDKNMALKKPAWQFDVGWGGVPQRAVDGNANTYYRGNSCTHTHNRGRTRWNWWAVDLQARYTIKRVEVVNRGDCCWNRLYNFKILVTDKRPLTGQNLKGVKLCAHHTGHVGRGATKVLRCGGDVTGRYVAVQQARGQYLTLCEVRVYVKKGGKGTAAGGKGTTAEGGKGTGAGGKGSGASGKGTAAGGKGTGGKGKGAGGKGTGTSGKGTAAGGKGTAAGGKGTGAGGKGTGVSGKGTAAGGKGTGAGGKGTGASGKGTAAGGKGTGAGGKGTGASGKGTAAGGKVTVEGGKGTSASGKGTGASGKGTGAGGKGTGAGGKGTGAGGKGTGAGGKGTAAGGKGTGAGGKGTGAGRKGTTAGGKGTAAGGKGTAAGGKRTGAGGKGTAAGGKGNGAGGKGAGSGGKGTAAGGKGTDAGGKGTGAGGKGTGAGGKGTGAGGKGTGAGGKGTSAGGKGTAVGKGTGASGKGTGASGKGTGAGGKGTGASGKGTGAGGKGTGAGGKGTDAGGKGTAVGGKGTAAGGKGTDAGGKGTAAGGKGTGAGGKGTGAGGKGTDADGKGTAAGGKGTGAGGKGTGAGGKGTDAGGKGTAAGGKGTAAGGKGTDAGGKGTAAGGKGTGAGGKGTGAGGKGTGAGGKGTGAGGKGTDAGGKGTAAGGKGTGAGGKGTAVGKGTGSGGKGTGSGGKGTAAGGKGTAAGGKGTGAGGKGTGAGGKGTGAGGKGTDAGGKGTGAGGKGTAVGKGTGASGKGTGASGKGTGAGGKGTGAGGKGTAAGGKGTGAGGKGTGAGGKGTGAGGKGTGAGGKGTGAGGKGTGAGGKGTGAGGKGTGAGGKGTGAGGKGTGTGGKGTGAGGKGTGAGARTPDGVTKGMSIKLVKKVNGKCPPGTKVHPLWKNLCRKLILVHLTHKNDSGKCPTGTKTYKKDPRLCTIRNLKAFQAKVFVHLRTINMKHGKCPSGTEKYDKRPNTCIIKDWAKFKAGAVPLIATDQNGKCPAGSNLYPQEPGTCIVGDAMRAKLVEGSAAKGKSSKGGSAGKGDAKKTGGHGKKGDAKRSGGHGKKGDAKKSGEHGKKGKPGA is encoded by the exons ATGAGGGTGGAGGTGGTCAACAGGGGAGACTGTTGCT GGGGCCGCCTCAAAAACTTCAAGATCCTTGTAACAGACGTCAGGCCAAGAGCAGGCAATAACCTTAAAGGTGTTAAGGTCTGTGCCCATCACAGGGGTGGTGTTGGTAGAGGAGCCTTACTGACACTGAAGTGCAAAGGTGGTATTAGCGGCCGTTATGTGGCTGTACAGCAGCCGAGGAACCAGCACCTGACACTCTGTGAGGTCAGGGTGTTTGGCAAAAAAG CTCCTGGGGCCAAGGGACCGG GAACACCTATTAACCTTGCTTTTAGAAAACCAGCATATCAATTCGATGTAGGCTGGGGTGGTGTACCATGGAGGGCCACTGATGGCAATTCCAATCCTTACTGGAACGGTGCCTCTTGCAGCCATACCCTTAACTCTGGGAAGACCAGTCAGAACTGGTGGGCGGTTGACCTTAAAGCTCGCTACACCATCGAGAAAGTAGAGGTAGTCAACAGGGCTGACTGCTGTT GGACCCGTTTGCGAAATTTCAAGGTCGTGGTGACAGATGTGAAGCCAAGGACAGGACGTGACCTGGAATATGTCAGACTTTGTGCCCACcatggtggtggtgttggtagAGGGGCGACACAGGTTGTAACGTGTAAAAGCGGGGTTAGTGGCCGTTATGTGGCAATACAGCAACAAAGGGGCCAGTTCTTGACCCTCTGTGAGGTCAGGGTATACGGCAAAAAAG GTGGAACCAAACCAG TGAAAGAGATCAATCTTGCTTTGCAAAAACCAGCGTGGCAATTCGATGTTGGCTGGGGCGGTGTGGCAAGTCGAGCCACTGATGGTAATGCCAACACTCACTACAATGGTCGCTCTTGTACCCATACCCACAACAGAGGTCGAACTAGCCAGAACTGGTGGGCAGTTGACCTCAAAACTCGATACACCATCAGCAGGGTGGAGGTGGTCAACAGGGGAGACTGTTGCT GGGGCCGCCTGAAAAACTTTGTCATCCTTGTGACGGACATCAAACCACATACTGGGCAGAATCTGAGGGCTACCAGGGTTTGTGCACATCACACAGGTGGTGTTGACAGAGGAGCGACGGAGACCGTGACATGCAGAGACGGTGTTAGTGGCCGTTATGTGGCTGTAGAACAGCCAAGGAATCAATACCTGACTCTCTGTGAGGTCAGGGTATTCGGCAAAAAAG GTGGGAGCCAATCAG TGGATAAAAACATGGCTCTGAAAAAACCGGCTTGGCAATTCGATGTTGGCTGGGGTGGCGTGCCACAGAGAGCTGTTGATGGCAACGCAAATACTTATTACAGAGGGAATTCATGTACACATACCCATAACCGAGGTCGGACGAGATGGAACTGGTGGGCAGTTGACCTTCAAGCCCGTTACACTATCAAGAGGGTGGAGGTCGTCAACAGAGGAGACTGTTGTT GGAACCGCCTGTATAACTTCAAAATCCTAGTGACAGACAAAAGGCCATTGACGGGGCAGAACCTTAAGGGTGTGAAACTTTGCGCCCATCACACTGGTCATGTTGGAAGAGGAGCAACAAAGGTTCTGAGATGTGGAGGTGACGTGACTGGCCGTTATGTGGCTGTGCAGCAGGCAAGGGGTCAGTACTTGACCCTCTGTGAGGTCAGGGTGTACGTCAAAAAAG gtgGTAAGGGAACTGCTGCAGGTGGTAAGGGAACCACTGCTGAAGGTGGAAAGGGTACGGGTGCAGGCGGAAAGGGTTCCGGTGCAAGTGGTAAGGGAACTGCTGCAGGAGGAAAGGGTACAGGTGGAAAGGGTAAAGGTGCAGGCGGAAAGGGTACCGGCACAAGTGGTAAGGGAACTGCTGCAGGTGGAAAGGGAACTGCTGCAGGTGGAAAGGGTACGGGTGCAGGCGGAAAGGGTACCGGTGTAAGTGGTAAGGGAACTGCTGCAGGTGGAAAGGGTACGGGTGCAGGCGGTAAGGGTACCGGTGCAAGTGGTAAGGGAACTGCTGCAGGAGGAAAGGGTACGGGTGCAGGCGGAAAGGGTACCGGTGCAAGTGGTAAGGGAACTGCTGCAGGAGGAAAGGTTACGGTTGAAGGCGGAAAGGGTACCAGTGCAAGTGGTAAGGGAACTGGTGCAAGCGGTAAGGGGACAGGTGCAGGAGGAAAGGGAACTGGTGCAGGTGGAAAGGGAACTGGTGCAGGTGGAAAGGGAACTGGTGCAGGAGGAAAGGGAACTGCTGCAGGAGGAAAGGGAACTGGTGCTGGTGGAAAGGGGACTGGTGCAGGAAGAAAGGGAACTACTGCAGGTGGAAAGGGAACTGCTGCAGGTGGAAAGGGAACTGCTGCAGGTGGAAAGAGAACTGGTGCGGGTGGAAAGGGAACTGCTGCAGGTGGAAAGGGAAATGGTGCAGGAGGAAAGGGTGCTGGTTCAGGTGGAAAGGGAACTGCTGCAGGTGGAAAGGGAACTGATGCAGGTGGAAAAGGAACTGGTGCAGGAGGAAAGGGAACTGGTGCAGGTGGAAAGGGGACTGGTGCAGGTGGAAAGGGAACTGGTGCAGGTGGAAAGGGAACTAGTGCTGGTGGAAAGGGAACTGCAGTCGGAAAGGGAACTGGTGCAAGCGGTAAGGGGACTGGTGCAAGTGGTAAGGGGACTGGTGCAGGAGGAAAGGGAACTGGTGCAAGTGGTAAGGGGACTGGTGCAGGAGGAAAGGGAACTGGTGCAGGAGGAAAGGGAACCGATGCAGGTGGAAAGGGAACTGCCGTAGGTGGAAAGGGAACTGCTGCAGGAGGAAAGGGAACCGATGCAGGTGGAAAGGGAACTGCCGCAGGTGGAAAGGGAACTGGTGCAGGAGGAAAGGGAACTGGCGCAGGAGGAAAGGGAACCGATGCAGATGGAAAGGGAACTGCCGCAGGTGGAAAGGGAACTGGTGCAGGAGGAAAGGGAACTGGCGCAGGAGGAAAGGGAACCGATGCAGGTGGAAAGGGAACTGCTGCAGGTGGAAAGGGAACTGCTGCAGGAGGAAAGGGAACCGATGCAGGTGGAAAGGGAACTGCCGCAGGTGGAAAGGGAACTGGTGCAGGAGGAAAGGGAACTGGTGCAGGTGGTAAGGGGACTGGTGCAGGTGGAAAGGGAACTGGTGCAGGAGGAAAGGGAACCGATGCAGGTGGAAAGGGAACTGCCGCAGGTGGAAAGGGAACTGGTGCTGGTGGAAAGGGAACTGCAGTCGGAAAGGGAACTGGTTCAGGTGGAAAGGGAACTGGTTCAGGTGGAAAGGGAACTGCTGCAGGTGGAAAGGGAACTGCTGCAGGTGGAAAGGGAACTGGTGCAGGAGGAAAGGGAACTGGTGCAGGTGGAAAGGGAACTGGGGCAGGAGGAAAGGGAACTGATGCAGGTGGAAAGGGAACTGGTGCTGGTGGTAAGGGAACTGCAGTCGGAAAGGGAACTGGTGCAAGTGGTAAGGGGACTGGTGCAAGTGGTAAGGGAACTGGTGCAGGAGGAAAGGGAACTGGTGCAGGAGGAAAGGGAACTGCCGCAGGTGGAAAGGGAACTGGTGCAGGAGGAAAGGGAACTGGTGCAGGTGGAAAGGGGACTGGCGCAGGTGGAAAGGGAACTGGTGCTGGTGGAAAGGGGACTGGCGCAGGAGGAAAGGGGACTGGTGCAGGTGGAAAGGGAACTGGTGCTGGTGGTAAGGGGACTGGCGCAGGAGGAAAGGGGACTGGTGCAGGTGGAAAGGGGACTGGCACTGGTGGAAAGGGAACTGGTGCTGGTGGAAAGGGAACTGGAGCTGGTGCAAGAACGCCGGACGGTGTAACAAAAG GCATGTCAATCAAACTGGTAAAGAAGGTGAATGGCAAGTGTCCACCGGGAACAAAGGTTCACCCACTCTGGAAGAACCTCTGCAGAA AGCTCATCCTGGTCCATCTGACACACAAGAACGACAGTGGGAAATGCCCAACAGGGACCAAGACGTATAAGAAGGACCCACGATTATGCACGA TCAGGAACTTGAAGGCCTTCCAGGCTAAAGTTTTTGTCCACTTACGAACCATCAATATGAAGCACGGGAAGTGTCCATCTGGGACCGAGAAGTATGACAAGAGACCAAACACCTGCATCA TCAAGGACTGGGCCAAGTTTAAAGCGG GTGCCGTGCCACTTATTGCCACCGACCAAAACGGAAAATGTCCAGCTGGTAGCAACCTCTATCCACAAGAACCCGGAACATGTATAG TTGGCGACGCCATGAGAGCAAAACTGGTAGAAGGTTCTGCTGCGAAAGGTAAAAGTAGTAAGGGAGGTAGTGCAGGGAAAGGTGATGCAAAAAAAACTGGAGGACATGGAAAAAAAGGTGACGCAAAAAGATCTGGAGGACATGGAAAAAAAGGTGACGCAAAAAAATCTGGAGAACATGGAAAAAAAGGAAAGCCTGGCGCCTAA